One part of the Phragmites australis chromosome 3, lpPhrAust1.1, whole genome shotgun sequence genome encodes these proteins:
- the LOC133912142 gene encoding serine/threonine-protein phosphatase PP1, whose translation MAAAAGGQGGGMDAALLDDIIRRLLEVRTARPGKQVQLSESEIRQLCTVSRDIFLSQPNLLELEAPIKICGDIHGQYSDLLRLFEYGGFPPEANYLFLGDYVDRGKQSLETICLLLAYKIKNPENFFLLRGNHECASINRIYGFYDECKRRFNVRLWKVFTECFNCLPVAALIDDKILCMHGGLSPDLTHLDEIKNLPRPTDVPDTGLLCDLLWSDPGKDAQGWGMNDRGVSYTFGADKVSEFLQKHDLDLICRAHQVVEDGYEFFADRQLVTIFSAPNYCGEFDNAGAMMSVDETLMCSFQILKPAERKNKFMASNKM comes from the exons atggcggcggcggcgggagggcaGGGCGGCGGCATGGACGCCGCGCTCCTCGACGACATCATCCGCCGCCTGCTCGAGGTGCGGACCGCGCGCCCGGGGAAGCAGGTGCAGCTCTCCGAGTCGGAGATCCGCCAGCTCTGCACCGTCTCCCGCGACATCTTCCTCAGCCAGCCCAACCTGCTCGAGCTCGAGGCACCCATCAAGATCTGCG GTGACATCCATGGTCAATACAGTGATCTTTTAAGGCTTTTTGAATATGGAGGATTTCCTCCAGAAGCCAATTATCTATTCTTAGGTGATTATGTTGATCGAGGCAAACAAAGTTTGGAGACTATATGCCTTCTTCTCGCGTACAAAATCAAGAATCCagagaatttttttcttctgagaGGCAATCATGAATGTGCTTCAATAAACAGAATATATGGATTTTATGATGAATGCAAGCGCCGATTTAATGTGCGGCTATGGAAGGTCTTCACCGAATGTTTTAACTGTCTCCCTGTGGCTGCTCTAATcgatgataaaatattatgcatgcatggtggACTCTCTCCCGATCTAACACACTTGGATGAGATAAAGAACTTGCCGCGACCAACTGATGTACCGGATACAGGTCTACTATGTGACCTTCTTTGGTCAGATCCGGGAAAAGATGCTCAAGGGTGGGGCATGAATGATAGGGGGGTCTCATATACTTTTGGTGCTGACAAAGTTTCAGAATTCCTGCAAAAGCATGACCTTGATCTTATTTGCCGGGCTCACCAG GTTGTTGAGGATGGGTATGAATTCTTTGCTGACAGACAGCTTGTCACCATATTCTCGGCTCCCAATTATTGCGGCGAATTTGACAATGCTGGTGCGATGATGAGTGTTGATGAAACTTTGATGTGTTCTTTCCAAATTCTCAAACCTGCCGagagaaaaaacaaatttaTGGCGTCAAACAAAATGTGA
- the LOC133912141 gene encoding uncharacterized protein LOC133912141, with protein MEANHASRGRRTLEEIRQKRAAERMQQHHVTPAAASHIDPYGNQRAGAELLARVKELENGYAELERENQMMLSKIAEKEVEKDALVNRLSDLERNVVPTLKKTLNDISLEKDAAVVAKEDALAQLRSMKKRLKEAEEEQYRAEEDSASLRAQLNTLQQQVMGNSYSGYPMGTSNEETLAMEKEIQDLQAQLKQESLLRQQEEQKLAEESLLRQHEQQKLAEEQSRIASLEAEKQQLEDQITVLTKKATEDASEFSARKAFSMQDREKLENQLHDMALMVERLEGSRQKLLMEIDSQSSEIEKLFEENSALSTSYQEAMDVTMQWENQVKGCLKQNEELRSHLEKLRLEQASLLKVSNISIQSDGQNENSISNPPELVTENLSLKDQLIKEQGRSEGLSAEIMKLSAELRKAVQARSNLTRLYRPVLRDIESNLTKMKQETYATIQ; from the exons ATGGAGGCCAACCACGCCTCGCGTGGCCGCCGCACC CTGGAGGAGATCCGGCAGAAGAGGGCCGCCGAGAGGATGCAGCAGCACCACGTCACGCCGGCAGCGGCGTCCCACATCGACCCCTACG GAAACCAAAGAGCCGGAGCAGAG CTTCTTGCTCGAGTTAAAGAGCTTGAAAATGGGTATGCGGAACTGGAGAGGGAAAATCAAATGATGTTGTCCAAG ATTGCCGAGAAGGAAGTGGAGAAGGATGCCCTGGTTAACCGCTTGAGCGATCTC GAGCGCAATGTAGTGCCCACCTTGAAAAAAACTCTGAACGACATTTCCTTGGAGAAAGATGCTGCAGTTGTTGCTAAG GAGGATGCTCTAGCTCAACTCAGGAGCATGAAGAAACGGCTGAAGGAGGCAGAAGAGGAGCAGTATAGG GCAGAAGAAGACTCTGCATCCTTGAGAGCACAGCTAAATACCCTACAGCAGCAAGTAATGGGCAACTCTTATAGTGGATATCCAATGGGAACATCGAATGAGGAAACTCTTGCCATGGAAAAGGAGATACAAGATTTACAGGCTCAGCTAAAG CAAGAGTCACTGCTAAGGCAACAGGAGGAACAAAAATTAGCTGAAGAGTCCCTGCTAAGGCAACATGAGCAACAAAAACTAGCTGAAGAACAATCCCGTATTGCTTCTCTGGAGGCTGAAAAGCAACAGTTGGAAGACCAAATTACTGTGTTGACAAAGAAAGCTACAG AGGACGCTTCTGAGTTTTCTGCGCGCAAGGCATTTTCGATG CAAGATAGGGAAAAACTTGAAAACCAATTGCATGACATGGCTTTGATGGTTGAGAGGCTAGAGGGAAGCCGTCAAAAGCTGCTAATGGAG ATTGATTCTCAATCATCAGAAATAGAAAAGCTGTTTGAGGAAAACTCAGCCTTGTCTACTTCTTACCAAGAAGCCATGGATGTTACAATGCAATGGGAAAACCAG GTTAAAGGTTGTTTGAAGCAAAATGAAGAGCTCCGTTCCCACTTGGAGAAACTAAGACTTGAGCAAGCTAGCCTTCTGAAAGTAAGCAACATCAGTATCCAATCAGATGGGCAGAATGAGAACAGTATCTCAAACCCTCCAGAATTGGTCACTGAAAATCTTTCTCTAAAG GATCAGCTTATCAAAGAACAGGGCAGATCTGAGGGGTTGTCGGCAGAAATAATGAAACTTTCGGCTGAGCTTAGAAAAGCAGTCCAAGCACGGAGTAACCTCACACGCCT ATACAGGCCTGTATTAAGAGACATAGAGAGCAACCTAACGAAAATGAAACAAGAAACGTATGCAACAATACAGTGA